Within Streptomyces albofaciens JCM 4342, the genomic segment GCTACTTCGACTGGCTGAGCGCGGTCGACGAGCCCGGTACGGGCTTCCGCGTCTGCGCGCACCTCGCCGACATCGCCCGGCCCGGCACCGTACGGCGCCTGGTGCTGCGCACCACCGTCCCGCACGACGCGGCCGTACTGCCCACCGCCACCGGCGTGTACGCGGGCGCGGGCTGGCACGAGCGCGAGACGCACGAGATGTTCGGCGTCGACTTCACCGGCCACCCGTACCTGGAGCCCCTGCTGCTCCCGGAGAACTTCGAGGGCCACCCGCTGCGCAAGGACTTCGTGCTCGCGGCGCGGGTCGCCAAGGCGTGGCCGGGCGCGAAGGAGCCGGGTGAGTCGGAGCACGGCGGGCCCAAGCGCCGCCAGATGCTGCCGCCCGGCGTGCCCGACCCGAACGAGTGGGGCCCGCTGAAGGGCCAGCTGCCGCCCGCCCCGGCCCGTCCGGCCCGCGGTGCGCGTGCGGCCGGTGGTGCCCGTGCGGCCGGTGGGGCCGCGGGGGAGCGGCCGGTCCGTCGTACGCGTACGGCGAGCGCCGGATCGGCGAGCCAGCAGCCGAGCGCCGCTACGGATGCGACGCAGCCACCGGCAGCCGACGCGTCGGCTGCCACCGAGCCGTCGGCCCCGGCCGCCCGGCCGGAACGTCCCGCCAGGCCGGAACGTCCCGCCCGTCCGGAGCGCCCCGCCCGCCGGATGCGCAGCGCCAGCCAGGGCTCGGTCAGCCAGGGTTCGGTCAGTCAAGGCTCGGCTGGTCAGGAAGCAGCTGATCAGGCGGCGGGCGGCCAGGAAGCGGCCGGTCAGGAAGCGGCAGGCCGGGAGCCCGGCAAGGAGTCCGGTCAGGAACCGGCTGCCCGTAAGGCGCCCGTCACCCCGGCGTCCTCCGACGCCCCGTGGCACCATGCCCGCCCCGCCTTCGAGGACGAGCCGAAACCCGAACCGAAGCCCGAGCCGAAACCCGAACCGAAGCCCGAGCCGAAGTCTGAGCGGAAACCCGACCCGAAGCCCACCCCCAAGCCCAAGGCCGGCGAAGCCACCACCCCCGACTCCGACCCCGGCGAAACCACCACCCCCGACCCCGGCGCAGCGGCCGACCCCGGCGAAGCCCCCGGCACCGACCCCGACGCCGCCCCCGGCACCGCGACAGAAGAAGGCGGGACCAGACCATGAGCGACGCCCTCGACATCGCCCTGCGCCTGATCGCCGTCTTCGTCGCCTTCCTGGTCTTCCCGCTGGTCATCGGCCAGACCGAGCACAAGGTCATGGCCCATATGCAGGGCCGCCTCGGGCCCATGTACGCGGGCGGTTTCCACGGCTGGGCCCAGCTCGTCGCCGACGGCGTGAAGTTCGCGCAGAAGGAGGACGTCGTACCGGCCGGGGCCGACCGGCGCATCTTCCAGCTCGCGCCCGCCGTCGCCCTGCTGCCGTACCTGCTGGTCCTGATCGCCATCCCGATCGGCCCGCACAACGCGGTCGGGCAGTCGCTGGACGCGGGCGTCTTCTTCGTTCTCGCCGTCATGGGCGTGGGCGTGCTGGGCTCGCTGATGGCGGGCTGGGCGTCGGCCAACAAGTTCTCGCTGCTCGGCGGGTTGCGTACGGCCGCCCAGCTGCTGGCGTACGAGCTGCCGATGCTGCTCGCCGCCGCCTCCGTCGCGATGGCCGCCGGCACGCTCTCGCTGCCCGGCATCCTCGACGCCTTCC encodes:
- a CDS encoding NADH-quinone oxidoreductase subunit C, with the protein product MSDEQAPGPQSEEPAAEETRAAEPPVAEPAVGWLPGPATELFGAGATAEEAYDLLTVDVPAEAWIPALTAARDDLGCSYFDWLSAVDEPGTGFRVCAHLADIARPGTVRRLVLRTTVPHDAAVLPTATGVYAGAGWHERETHEMFGVDFTGHPYLEPLLLPENFEGHPLRKDFVLAARVAKAWPGAKEPGESEHGGPKRRQMLPPGVPDPNEWGPLKGQLPPAPARPARGARAAGGARAAGGAAGERPVRRTRTASAGSASQQPSAATDATQPPAADASAATEPSAPAARPERPARPERPARPERPARRMRSASQGSVSQGSVSQGSAGQEAADQAAGGQEAAGQEAAGREPGKESGQEPAARKAPVTPASSDAPWHHARPAFEDEPKPEPKPEPKPEPKPEPKSERKPDPKPTPKPKAGEATTPDSDPGETTTPDPGAAADPGEAPGTDPDAAPGTATEEGGTRP
- a CDS encoding complex I subunit 1/NuoH family protein, whose amino-acid sequence is MSDALDIALRLIAVFVAFLVFPLVIGQTEHKVMAHMQGRLGPMYAGGFHGWAQLVADGVKFAQKEDVVPAGADRRIFQLAPAVALLPYLLVLIAIPIGPHNAVGQSLDAGVFFVLAVMGVGVLGSLMAGWASANKFSLLGGLRTAAQLLAYELPMLLAAASVAMAAGTLSLPGILDAFHWWWVPWQIVGGLVFFTAGLAELQRPPFDMPVADSEIIFGAYTEYTGLRFALFLLAEYAGIVVLCALTSVLFLGGWHGPFGADGLGWLWTLLKTAILAFGVIWLRVSYPRLREDQLQKLAWTVLIPLALAQIALTGVVKVVIS